The proteins below are encoded in one region of Candidatus Abyssobacteria bacterium SURF_5:
- a CDS encoding formate dehydrogenase subunit alpha, with protein MKQISLTIDGRRVEVPQGATVLDAIEKAGLYVPTLCHDPELKPYGACRLCIVQIEGMRGLPTSCTTPAQEGMVVHRETEEIRRIRRTIVELAIANHPYDCLLCEKNDECKLLQVARYVGVQKSSLERMRKGTLDKPIDRSNPAFNFDPNKCILCGKCVRVCSELTGVGAIDFAFRGKDTVVSTFGNQPLALSQCQNCGECLEHCPTGALSPKSALAPEREVKTICPYCGVGCSIYLGVRGRDIARVRSAKENGVNQEGLCVKGRFGLDFVNHPDRLTRPLIRKEGAPKQAFNGNAKEMFREAEWDEALDLVAKKLGSIREQHGPDAIGVISSAKCTNEENYVVQKFARAVIGTNNVDHCARLCHASTVTAALASFGSGAMSNSFSDIEHADMLFVIGSNTTACHPIAGRRIKRAARTNGAKLLVADPRITELGEMADVCLNHFPGTDVALLNGMMRQIVESGLHDKKFIETRTEDFEPFLESLKPYSLQYVEEITGVPAEKIKQAALLFGKAKRAIIFYGMGITQHTTGTDNVKAVANLLMLTGNMGRRGTGFSPLRGQNNVQGSCDMGALPNVFPGYLAVSNAQVRETFENAWGVKLSDKPGLTLTEMFGAIQSGRLKAMYIMGENPTMSEPDVNHAKTALSKLDFLVVQDLFLTGTAEYADVILPATSFAEKDGTFTNTERRVQTVRKAIEPPGQAKVDWVITCEIAQRLGYPMHYESSAKIMEEIAQLTPIYGGIRHQRLNNGGLQWPCPNVKHKGTEILHKKQFTRGRGKFHVLHDKPPAELPSRAYPLVLTTGRILEHWHTGSMSHRSKVLEALQPESSVELSPADAAQLGIREGDIVSLSSRRGKVQTKAKTTPRVNPGQAFMAFHWLDAPANLLTNPVFDPVAKIPEYKVASVKAVLAVLERAAEDNAFLTALAENPAGALIAYDLSAEHKEALLNADFKRIEQWIGPLEDRLRTWLECRLKQEKLSKS; from the coding sequence GTGAAGCAAATCTCACTTACAATAGATGGGCGCCGGGTCGAGGTCCCGCAAGGAGCAACGGTCCTGGATGCAATCGAGAAGGCCGGCCTCTATGTGCCGACACTGTGCCATGACCCTGAACTGAAACCGTACGGTGCGTGCCGCCTGTGCATTGTCCAGATCGAGGGAATGAGAGGTTTGCCCACGTCCTGCACCACACCGGCGCAGGAGGGGATGGTTGTGCACAGGGAGACCGAGGAAATCCGCAGGATTCGAAGGACCATCGTCGAACTGGCGATCGCAAATCATCCATACGACTGCCTCCTGTGCGAGAAGAACGATGAGTGCAAACTTCTGCAGGTGGCCCGGTACGTCGGCGTCCAGAAGAGTTCGCTCGAACGAATGCGGAAAGGGACCCTGGACAAACCAATTGACAGGTCGAACCCCGCCTTTAATTTTGATCCGAACAAGTGCATTCTCTGCGGAAAATGCGTCAGAGTCTGCAGTGAGCTGACTGGAGTCGGCGCGATCGATTTCGCCTTCAGAGGGAAGGATACCGTCGTTTCCACCTTCGGCAACCAGCCGCTTGCCCTCTCGCAATGCCAGAACTGCGGAGAGTGCCTCGAACATTGTCCCACCGGCGCCCTGTCGCCCAAATCCGCCCTCGCTCCCGAGCGCGAGGTTAAAACAATTTGTCCTTATTGCGGCGTCGGTTGCTCGATTTACCTCGGCGTTCGCGGGCGCGACATCGCTCGCGTGCGAAGCGCAAAGGAAAACGGCGTGAATCAGGAGGGGCTTTGCGTCAAGGGCCGGTTCGGCCTCGATTTCGTCAATCATCCCGACCGCCTCACCAGGCCGCTCATCCGGAAAGAGGGCGCGCCGAAGCAGGCGTTCAATGGCAACGCGAAAGAAATGTTTCGCGAGGCTGAATGGGACGAGGCGCTCGATCTGGTCGCGAAGAAGCTTGGTTCTATCCGCGAACAACACGGCCCGGATGCCATCGGAGTAATCAGCTCCGCCAAGTGCACAAATGAAGAAAATTACGTCGTCCAGAAATTTGCGCGCGCAGTCATTGGTACGAATAACGTTGATCATTGCGCTCGCCTGTGCCACGCTTCAACGGTGACGGCGGCGCTTGCCTCCTTCGGTTCCGGCGCAATGAGCAATTCCTTCTCCGATATCGAGCATGCGGATATGCTGTTTGTGATCGGCTCAAATACCACCGCATGCCACCCTATCGCCGGGAGACGGATCAAACGAGCCGCACGAACCAACGGCGCAAAGCTGCTGGTGGCGGACCCCCGCATAACTGAATTGGGCGAAATGGCCGACGTCTGCCTGAATCATTTTCCGGGCACCGATGTCGCTCTGCTCAATGGAATGATGCGACAAATTGTCGAATCGGGCCTTCATGACAAAAAATTCATCGAGACGCGCACGGAAGACTTCGAGCCGTTCCTCGAATCGCTCAAGCCGTACTCGCTGCAGTATGTCGAGGAAATCACCGGCGTCCCTGCTGAAAAGATAAAACAGGCGGCTCTGCTCTTCGGCAAAGCCAAGAGAGCGATCATCTTCTACGGCATGGGGATTACACAACACACGACCGGCACCGACAACGTGAAGGCGGTGGCCAATCTTCTGATGCTGACGGGAAACATGGGAAGAAGAGGAACCGGCTTCTCGCCGCTGCGCGGTCAGAATAACGTGCAGGGCTCGTGCGACATGGGCGCGCTTCCCAACGTCTTCCCCGGTTATCTGGCCGTCTCCAATGCGCAGGTCCGGGAGACCTTTGAGAACGCGTGGGGCGTAAAATTGAGCGATAAGCCCGGCCTCACCCTCACTGAAATGTTCGGCGCCATCCAGAGCGGACGGCTCAAGGCGATGTATATTATGGGAGAGAATCCCACCATGAGCGAGCCCGACGTTAACCACGCCAAGACCGCTCTCTCAAAACTCGATTTCCTCGTCGTTCAGGATCTGTTTCTGACGGGGACCGCGGAATATGCCGATGTCATTTTGCCTGCCACAAGCTTTGCCGAAAAGGACGGCACTTTCACCAATACGGAACGCCGAGTACAAACCGTTCGCAAAGCCATCGAGCCTCCCGGACAGGCCAAGGTGGATTGGGTGATTACCTGCGAAATCGCACAGCGGCTGGGATACCCGATGCATTATGAGTCGAGCGCGAAGATTATGGAGGAGATCGCGCAGTTGACCCCGATCTACGGCGGCATCCGTCATCAACGCCTGAACAACGGCGGCCTGCAATGGCCTTGCCCAAATGTGAAACACAAGGGGACTGAGATCCTTCACAAGAAACAATTCACGCGAGGACGCGGTAAATTCCATGTCCTCCATGACAAGCCGCCGGCGGAACTGCCCTCTCGCGCGTATCCGCTGGTCCTCACGACCGGCAGAATACTCGAACACTGGCATACGGGAAGCATGAGCCATCGCTCGAAAGTGCTCGAGGCGCTCCAGCCGGAGAGCAGCGTCGAGCTCAGCCCGGCCGATGCCGCTCAACTCGGCATCCGGGAGGGCGATATCGTCTCCCTCTCATCGCGGCGCGGAAAGGTTCAGACCAAGGCTAAAACAACCCCTCGCGTCAACCCGGGGCAAGCGTTCATGGCTTTCCATTGGCTCGATGCGCCGGCCAATCTTCTCACCAATCCGGTCTTCGATCCGGTCGCCAAAATCCCTGAATATAAAGTGGCCTCCGTCAAAGCCGTGCTCGCGGTGCTCGAACGGGCGGCCGAGGATAATGCCTTTCTCACCGCTCTCGCCGAGAATCCCGCAGGCGCCCTGATCGCCTACGATCTTTCCGCCGAACATAAAGAGGCCCTGCTGAACGCCGATTTCAAACGGATTGAGCAGTGGATCGGGCCGCTCGAGGATCGTCTGAGAACCTGGCTCGAATGCCGGCTCAAACAGGAGAAACTGTCAAAATCTTGA
- the nuoF gene encoding NADH-quinone oxidoreductase subunit NuoF — MDFASIKAKADTYWRDLSNLEHPLIHIGMGTCGRAAGAEAVLATIESTLKDIDPLARIIKVGCIGMCYLEPIMAVRKPGRPFIYYGDLTPKKAEQILTSYLLKDDPKAEWSICTLAENSANGNGSIDGIPRFSELPMIRPQVRIALRNCGLIDPENIDEYIARGGYSGLNKALSMTPEAVIKEVKESGLRGRGGAGFPTGLKWEFARKAHGTQKYIICNADEGDPGAFMDRSLLESDPHAVLEGMVIGAYAIGASEGYIYIRAEYPLAVERLVLAIKQMRKYGLLGKNILGSGFNFEIKIKEGAGAFVCGEETALMASIEGARGMPRSRPPFPAQAGLWGKPTNINNVETFGNVSAILERDARWYASYGTEKSRGTKTFSLAGKINRTGLIEVPMGIKLEEVINDIGGGVRKGKRLKAVQTGGPSGGCIPAELLHLPVDYESLAQAGSIMGSGGMVVMDEDTCIVDMARYFLGFTKSESCGKCMPCRLGIKQMLDVVQDICDGNGQPADLELLERVCEAVQKGSLCGLGQTAPNPVKTTLRYFMPEYEKHVIEGKCPAGVCKHLFHYEIDPDSCTGCTACARKCPVGAITGEKKQPHAIDQTLCTKCGTCYQLCKFDSVMVK; from the coding sequence ATGGACTTTGCCAGCATAAAGGCGAAAGCGGACACGTACTGGCGCGACCTCTCGAATCTCGAGCACCCCCTGATCCATATCGGCATGGGAACGTGCGGACGAGCGGCCGGCGCCGAAGCTGTACTCGCAACTATCGAGAGCACCCTCAAAGACATCGACCCGCTTGCACGCATCATCAAGGTGGGTTGCATCGGCATGTGTTATCTCGAGCCGATCATGGCCGTCCGAAAACCCGGCCGGCCGTTTATCTACTACGGCGATCTCACCCCCAAAAAAGCGGAACAAATACTTACAAGTTATCTGCTCAAGGATGATCCCAAGGCCGAATGGAGTATCTGTACTCTCGCCGAAAACTCGGCCAACGGAAATGGCTCCATTGACGGAATCCCCCGCTTTTCCGAGCTCCCGATGATTCGCCCCCAGGTCCGCATCGCCCTCCGGAACTGCGGGTTGATCGATCCCGAAAATATCGACGAGTATATCGCGCGCGGCGGATACAGCGGCCTCAACAAGGCTCTCTCGATGACCCCGGAGGCGGTCATCAAAGAGGTGAAAGAATCCGGCCTCAGAGGGCGCGGAGGCGCAGGTTTCCCGACCGGCTTGAAATGGGAGTTCGCCAGGAAGGCGCACGGCACACAAAAATACATCATCTGCAACGCCGATGAAGGCGACCCGGGCGCTTTCATGGACCGGTCACTGCTGGAGAGCGATCCGCACGCGGTTCTCGAAGGAATGGTTATCGGGGCGTATGCAATCGGGGCAAGCGAAGGATATATCTATATCCGCGCCGAATATCCGCTGGCCGTCGAACGGCTTGTGCTCGCCATCAAACAAATGCGCAAGTATGGCTTGCTCGGAAAGAATATCCTGGGCAGCGGCTTTAATTTCGAAATCAAAATAAAAGAAGGCGCCGGAGCTTTTGTATGCGGCGAGGAAACCGCTCTTATGGCGTCCATCGAGGGCGCCAGAGGCATGCCGCGCTCGCGCCCGCCTTTCCCCGCACAGGCGGGCCTCTGGGGAAAACCGACCAACATCAATAACGTCGAAACCTTCGGCAATGTTTCGGCGATCCTCGAGCGTGACGCCCGCTGGTACGCCTCATACGGCACCGAGAAAAGCCGCGGCACCAAAACCTTCTCGCTCGCCGGAAAAATCAACCGCACCGGTCTCATCGAAGTCCCGATGGGGATCAAACTCGAAGAGGTAATTAACGACATCGGGGGCGGCGTCCGAAAGGGCAAACGCCTGAAAGCGGTGCAAACCGGCGGCCCGTCCGGCGGCTGCATACCGGCGGAGCTGCTGCACCTCCCGGTCGATTACGAGTCGCTCGCGCAGGCCGGCTCAATCATGGGCTCCGGCGGTATGGTCGTGATGGACGAGGACACCTGCATCGTCGATATGGCCCGCTACTTCCTTGGCTTCACCAAGTCCGAATCGTGCGGCAAGTGCATGCCGTGCCGCCTGGGCATCAAACAGATGCTCGACGTCGTCCAGGACATCTGCGATGGAAATGGGCAGCCCGCCGATCTCGAACTGCTCGAGCGCGTCTGTGAGGCCGTCCAGAAAGGATCTTTGTGCGGCCTTGGACAAACCGCGCCGAATCCGGTAAAAACGACTCTTCGATACTTCATGCCGGAATACGAAAAGCATGTCATCGAAGGCAAATGTCCGGCCGGCGTCTGCAAGCATCTCTTTCATTATGAGATCGACCCCGATTCCTGCACCGGGTGCACCGCCTGCGCCCGCAAATGCCCGGTCGGAGCGATTACGGGCGAAAAGAAGCAACCCCACGCGATAGATCAGACACTGTGTACCAAATGCGGTACGTGCTATCAACTGTGCAAATTCGATAGTGTGATGGTGAAATAA
- the nuoE gene encoding NADH-quinone oxidoreductase subunit NuoE: MITSDDGNGRVSELLAGFDGKPANLIPMLQMVQKEFGYLPQNALLEIARLTRLSPASVYGVATFYAQFRLQPIGKYIIKVCRGTACHVSGSDLLLDHIQNYLQVTPGQTTKDGLFTLETVACFGCCALAPVVVVNDHVYALMTAAKTTELLDELRQAESGAGETLEVSCREG, translated from the coding sequence ATGATTACCAGCGACGATGGAAACGGCCGGGTCTCGGAGCTTTTGGCGGGATTCGACGGAAAACCTGCAAACCTGATCCCGATGCTGCAGATGGTGCAAAAGGAGTTTGGATATTTGCCCCAGAACGCGCTCCTTGAAATCGCGCGGCTGACCCGGCTTTCGCCCGCAAGCGTGTACGGCGTCGCTACCTTCTACGCCCAATTCAGGCTTCAGCCAATCGGAAAGTACATTATAAAAGTCTGCCGGGGCACCGCCTGTCACGTGAGCGGGTCCGACCTGCTCCTGGATCACATTCAGAACTACCTCCAGGTGACTCCGGGCCAGACCACGAAGGACGGGCTCTTCACATTGGAAACCGTCGCATGTTTCGGTTGCTGCGCTCTTGCGCCGGTGGTCGTAGTCAATGACCACGTCTACGCTCTCATGACTGCAGCCAAAACGACTGAGCTTTTGGACGAGCTTCGCCAGGCTGAATCAGGCGCCGGCGAAACTCTTGAAGTGAGTTGCCGGGAAGGATAA
- a CDS encoding response regulator: MTMSPATMEKTAEKPHILLVEDEVNVGKGLQMVLREEGYEVALAMTGLGALETFRSNGFSLVVADLRLPDIDGMDVLKEISIERPETKLLVITGYPSVASAVKAVKIGVIDYLRKPFTEDEFKSAVAAALKSRQGASMEHLLTETTEGRLIQKREVIRVLERTAKDSEFWGELVEKGSQALEGYKLTRQAKAAILSGDLEWIRKHVGELTQEQLAFINKRLEREAW, encoded by the coding sequence ATGACTATGAGCCCGGCAACGATGGAAAAAACAGCCGAAAAACCCCACATTTTGCTCGTTGAGGACGAAGTAAATGTGGGCAAAGGGCTTCAGATGGTTCTGCGAGAGGAAGGATATGAGGTCGCGCTGGCAATGACAGGCTTAGGCGCGCTTGAAACCTTCAGGAGCAACGGCTTTAGCCTTGTGGTGGCAGATCTCCGGCTGCCGGATATCGACGGCATGGACGTTCTTAAAGAGATCAGCATCGAGCGTCCCGAAACCAAGCTGCTCGTCATCACCGGCTATCCTTCTGTCGCCTCCGCGGTCAAGGCCGTGAAAATCGGTGTGATCGATTACCTGCGCAAACCCTTCACCGAGGACGAATTTAAGTCAGCCGTCGCTGCCGCCCTGAAATCGCGACAGGGGGCTTCGATGGAGCACCTTCTCACCGAGACCACCGAGGGCCGGCTGATTCAAAAACGGGAAGTGATCCGGGTCCTCGAGCGTACAGCGAAGGATTCCGAATTCTGGGGCGAACTTGTGGAAAAAGGTTCGCAAGCCCTCGAGGGCTACAAGCTCACGCGCCAAGCTAAAGCGGCGATACTGTCCGGCGATCTGGAATGGATTCGCAAGCATGTTGGCGAACTTACGCAAGAACAGCTCGCGTTCATAAACAAACGCCTCGAGCGAGAGGCATGGTAA